One window of Plasmodium relictum strain SGS1 genome assembly, chromosome: 14 genomic DNA carries:
- the SEC63 gene encoding translocation protein SEC63, putative, translating into MSQFRDTFTKDSNKEPLLSYDDSAFIFFAGTILICVLIPCTYSYIKSIINKFFKNDYYNLNKSKYNSVYRSCKCSLCKLKQEKRNKSTTLWQKIGYTKIVQFFVLLTLWAVLGVLINKMLNTKPMQTFDPFEILEVNVGASVGEIKKAYRLKSLKYHPDKNPNDTSAAAKFILITKAYQALTDEISKENYEKYGNPDGPGMMKVGIGLPKLLIDERYQILILSIFFLIFLVFIPAIFIIYYQKQKQYGPNGVKIETLQYLTYTINENSRIKAYPEMLAATAESRDLELREDDDKYIKKMMDELVEPKKRSFKVPIITKNYFLILAHMQRRYDLLSEDLKKDLEKILQFSLLITHSMIEISILRDWFLTAQAALTFRRCLIQAFDIRSSSLLQIPHFDDNTIRHVHKGKFAVKELLDFVHQDHEYRKGLAEMNEDQILDVKSFCNIVPDIKLSAEILVEDETHIVKGDVASIYVHLDRLNLYEKEASGYIHAPFFPQPKFEEWWIIATYKGDDRILKYAHVKNCEKKLEEKLQFLVDRVGNLCITVYAFSDSYFGCDKKIDLHFKAYSTTEIKREIFVHPEDIELDNEPTLFQQMLGDIKKKGDSSEEEDEFNHEDKKGPSNIQKKSGKSEHENYVPEDEVNYDSDDG; encoded by the coding sequence ATGTCACAGTTTCGTGATACATTTACTAAAGATAGTAATAAAGAGCCATTATTAAGTTATGATGACTCtgcatttattttttttgctgGAACAATTTTAATTTGTGTATTAATTCCTTGCActtattcatatattaaatctataattaataaattttttaaaaatgattattataatttaaataaatctaAATATAATAGCGTTTATCGCTCATGCAAATGTTCTTTATGTAAATTGAAACAAGAAAAGAGAAATAAAAGCACAACATTATGGCAAAAAATAGGGTATACAAAAATAGttcaattttttgttttgttaaCATTATGGGCAGTATTAGGTGttctaataaataaaatgttgAACACTAAACCAATGCAGACATTTGACCCGTTTGAAATACTAGAGGTTAATGTAGGAGCATCAGTAGGGGAAATTAAGAAGGCATATAGGCtaaaatcattaaaatatCACCCCGATAAAAATCCTAATGATACATCTGCTGCTgctaaatttattttaataacaaaAGCATACCAAGCTTTGACTGACGAAATATCTAAGGagaattatgaaaaatatggAAACCCAGATGGGCCTGGAATGATGAAAGTAGGAATTGGATTAccaaaattattaatagatGAACGATatcaaatattaatattatctatattttttttgatatttctAGTATTCATACCtgctatttttattatttactatcaaaaacaaaaacaataTGGTCCCAATGGGGTTAAAATAGAAACATTACAATATCTTACATATacaataaatgaaaatagtaGAATAAAAGCATACCCAGAAATGCTCGCTGCAACAGCAGAAAGTAGAGATTTAGAATTAAGAGAAGATGATGataagtatataaaaaaaatgatggaTGAACTTGTTGAGCCCAAAAAAAGGAGCTTTAAGGTTCctataataacaaaaaattattttttaatattagcTCATATGCAAAGAAGGTATGATTTATTATCagaagatttaaaaaaggaTTTGGAAAAAATTCTTCAATTTTCTTTACTTATAACTCATAGCATGATAGAAATAAGTATATTAAGAGATTGGTTTTTAACTGCTCAGGCAGCTTTAACATTCAGAAGATGTTTAATACAAGCATTTGATATTAGAAGTTCAAGTTTATTACAAATACCACATTTTGATGATAATACTATAAGGCATGTTCACAAAGGAAAATTTGCTGTAAAAGAATTACTTGATTTTGTTCATCAAGATCATGAATATAGAAAAGGATTAGCAGAAATGAACGAAGATCAGATTTTAGATGTTAAATCATTTTGTAATATTGTCCCtgatataaaattaagtGCTGAAATATTAGTTGAAGATGAAACTCATATTGTGAAAGGAGATGTAGCTTCTATTTATGTGCATCTTGATAGActtaatttatatgaaaaagaagCCTCAGGATATATTCATGCACCGTTTTTTCCTCAACCGAAGTTTGAAGAATGGTGGATTATTGCAACTTACAAAGGAGATGATCGCATTTTGAAATATGCACATGTAAAAAATTGTGAAAAGaaattagaagaaaaattacaatttttaGTAGACAGAGTAGGAAACTTATGTATAACGGTATACGCATTCAGTGATTCTTATTTTGGCtgtgataaaaaaatagatttaCATTTTAAAGCTTATTCTACAACTGAGATAAAAAGAGAGATTTTTGTACATCCAGAAGATATAGAATTGGATAATGAGCCGACCTTATTTCAACAAATGTTAggtgatattaaaaaaaaaggtgaTAGTAGCGAAGAAGAAGATGAATTTAACCATGAGGATAAAAAAGGCCCTAGTAATatccaaaaaaaaagtggAAAATCTGAGCATGAAAATTACGTTCCAGAAGATGAAGTAAATTACGATTCAGATGATGGTTAA